From one Streptomyces sp. ICC1 genomic stretch:
- a CDS encoding helix-turn-helix transcriptional regulator: MNADGVDESSESSWELDPEDEAGAVIATVGRQLQMWREAAGLDRAQFGKRLGYGPNLIYKIERGARIPRPEYLDKADEILGAGGKIAAMKDDVEKARYPKKVRALAKLESDAVELGAYGNHNLHGLLQTEEHARALYEVRRPAFSPDVVDRYVAGRMARQKMFHRQPSPALTFVLEQVTLERPIGGRAVLRRQLEHLLDIGQLRNVEIQVMPMDCDDHAGMGGQIDVLKLKDGSTIGYVEAQLMSRLITDAKDIQILELRYGIIRSQALSPRQSRAFIEKMLGDT, translated from the coding sequence ATGAATGCAGACGGTGTCGACGAGTCGAGTGAATCGAGTTGGGAACTCGACCCGGAGGATGAAGCGGGGGCCGTTATCGCCACCGTGGGCCGCCAGTTGCAAATGTGGCGGGAGGCCGCCGGGCTCGACCGTGCGCAGTTCGGTAAGCGCCTGGGATACGGGCCGAACCTGATCTACAAGATCGAGCGCGGCGCGCGAATCCCGCGCCCGGAGTACTTGGACAAGGCGGACGAGATCCTCGGCGCGGGCGGCAAAATCGCCGCGATGAAGGACGACGTGGAAAAGGCCCGCTACCCCAAAAAGGTCCGGGCCCTGGCCAAGCTGGAGTCCGACGCGGTCGAGTTGGGCGCCTACGGGAACCACAACCTGCATGGTCTGCTCCAGACGGAGGAGCACGCGCGGGCGCTGTACGAGGTCCGGCGGCCGGCCTTCTCGCCGGACGTGGTGGACCGGTACGTCGCCGGCCGCATGGCCCGGCAGAAGATGTTCCACCGACAGCCGTCACCCGCCCTGACCTTCGTGCTGGAGCAAGTCACGCTGGAGCGGCCGATCGGCGGGCGGGCGGTACTCCGCAGGCAGTTGGAGCACCTGCTCGACATCGGGCAGCTGCGCAACGTAGAGATCCAGGTGATGCCGATGGACTGTGACGATCACGCGGGGATGGGCGGGCAGATCGACGTCCTGAAGCTCAAGGACGGTTCGACGATCGGGTACGTCGAGGCGCAGTTGATGAGCCGCCTGATCACCGACGCCAAGGACATCCAGATCCTCGAACTCCGGTATGGGATCATCCGGTCACAGGCTCTCAGCCCACGGCAGTCGAGGGCCTTCATCGAGAAAATGCTGGGGGATACATGA